The Kluyveromyces lactis strain NRRL Y-1140 chromosome B complete sequence genome contains a region encoding:
- a CDS encoding SWIB/MDM2 domain-containing protein (similar to uniprot|Q05024 Saccharomyces cerevisiae YMR233W Interacts with Top1p in 2-hybrid assay), with product MLKRHRSGKKEKKPKKKKKRKVANDNPNSIHLKKVGLSPELQEFLKVEEMPRTQVVKSVWDYIKEHDLQNPEDRREIICDDAMKPIFGEKMTMFTLNKILSKHLFNLAKSEKDEITEQHSDLEP from the coding sequence ATGTTAAAACGCCATCGGAGTgggaaaaaagagaagaaacctaaaaagaagaagaagcgGAAGGTGGCTAACGATAATCCGAACAGCATACACTTGAAGAAAGTAGGATTGAGTCCCGAATTACAAGAATTCTTAAAAGTGGAAGAGATGCCCAGAACACAAGTCGTTAAATCTGTTTGGGACTACATTAAGGAGCATGACCTTCAGAACCCGGAGGACCGAAGGGAAATCATATGTGATGATGCCATGAAACCCATTTTTGGTGAGAAGATGACCATGTTCACGTTGAATAAAATACTCTCGAAGCATTTATTCAACCTTgcaaaatcagaaaaagACGAAATCACTGAACAGCATAGCGACTTAGAGCCTTGA